A region from the Agrobacterium cucumeris genome encodes:
- a CDS encoding tripartite tricarboxylate transporter substrate-binding protein, with translation MKILKTVTGLAAAAAVSLFALSASAQNYPERNITMVVPFAAGGPTDTVARLVAESMSKDLGQQIIVENVGGAGGTLGAGRVASADPDGYTVLLHHIGMATSATLYRKLAYDTTNAFEYVGLVTEVPMTILSRKNLETKDLKGLIDYAKANKDKVTVANAGIGAASHLCGMLFMSAIETPLVTVPYKGTGPAMTDLLGGQVDIMCDQTTNTTKQIQGGTVKAYAVTTAKRLDVLPDVPTVAEEGLPKLEVGIWHGIYTPKGTPAEINEKLSKSLQVALKDKNVAARFAELGTTPSPESDATPAALKAKLESEIARWKPVIESAGQYAD, from the coding sequence ATGAAAATACTGAAGACAGTCACCGGCCTTGCTGCCGCCGCTGCCGTTTCCCTTTTTGCGCTGTCCGCATCCGCTCAGAATTATCCCGAGCGTAACATCACCATGGTCGTGCCTTTTGCTGCCGGTGGCCCGACGGATACGGTAGCGCGCCTTGTTGCCGAATCCATGTCGAAGGATCTTGGCCAGCAGATCATCGTCGAAAATGTCGGCGGCGCGGGCGGCACGCTCGGCGCTGGCCGTGTGGCTTCGGCAGATCCGGACGGTTACACGGTTCTCTTGCACCATATCGGCATGGCAACCAGCGCCACGCTCTATCGCAAGCTCGCCTATGACACGACAAACGCTTTCGAATATGTCGGTCTGGTCACCGAAGTGCCGATGACCATTCTGTCGCGCAAGAACCTCGAGACGAAGGACCTCAAGGGTCTGATCGACTACGCCAAGGCGAACAAGGACAAGGTCACCGTCGCCAATGCCGGCATCGGCGCCGCATCGCATCTGTGCGGCATGTTGTTCATGAGCGCCATTGAGACGCCGCTGGTCACCGTTCCCTACAAGGGCACAGGCCCGGCCATGACCGACCTGCTCGGCGGCCAGGTCGATATCATGTGCGACCAGACCACCAACACCACCAAGCAGATCCAGGGCGGAACCGTGAAGGCCTATGCCGTAACCACGGCCAAGCGGCTCGACGTGCTTCCGGATGTGCCGACGGTCGCCGAAGAAGGTCTGCCGAAACTCGAAGTCGGTATCTGGCACGGCATCTATACGCCCAAGGGCACGCCTGCCGAAATCAACGAAAAGCTCTCCAAGTCGCTGCAGGTCGCGCTGAAGGACAAGAACGTCGCGGCTCGTTTTGCCGAACTCGGCACCACGCCTTCCCCTGAAAGCGATGCGACGCCTGCGGCACTCAAGGCCAAGCTTGAAAGCGAAATCGCTCGTTGGAAGCCGGTTATCGAGTCCGCCGGCCAATATGCCGATTGA
- a CDS encoding tripartite tricarboxylate transporter TctB family protein, whose protein sequence is MKSFFIDPAEAACGAIFIGFGAFFALQSFGLEIGTAFRMGPGYFPLVLAIVLILLGSVIFFRATRVQGDVIGAIAWRGIFFILPAPIFFGFTVRGLGFVPALFFSALIAAFASHKMSPLMAVVISAAITVFSVAVFNYGLGLPFQRFGPWLKF, encoded by the coding sequence ATGAAGTCGTTTTTCATTGACCCTGCCGAAGCAGCCTGCGGGGCCATATTCATCGGTTTTGGCGCTTTTTTTGCCCTGCAATCCTTCGGGCTGGAAATCGGAACCGCCTTTCGCATGGGGCCGGGTTATTTCCCGCTTGTTCTGGCAATCGTGCTGATCCTGCTCGGCAGCGTCATATTCTTCCGCGCCACCCGCGTGCAGGGTGATGTCATCGGCGCCATCGCCTGGCGGGGGATTTTTTTCATCCTGCCCGCGCCGATCTTTTTCGGCTTCACGGTCCGCGGATTGGGTTTCGTGCCAGCACTGTTTTTCAGCGCGCTTATCGCAGCCTTCGCCTCGCACAAGATGAGCCCGCTGATGGCCGTCGTTATTTCCGCCGCCATCACGGTCTTCTCCGTTGCTGTGTTCAATTATGGTCTCGGCCTGCCATTCCAGCGCTTCGGCCCCTGGCTTAAATTTTGA